A window of Miscanthus floridulus cultivar M001 unplaced genomic scaffold, ASM1932011v1 fs_453_5_6, whole genome shotgun sequence genomic DNA:
CTTGCCGCAGCCCAGGGACGCCGTCGCGCCGGCAGCTCATGGCGCGGTGGCCTCGTGGCCCCGGCAGCGAGCCGCGCGGCCATCCGGTGGCGCTTGGCCCGGCCGGCACGCCACCAGgtcgggagagagggagagggagagacagGAAGGGAAGGGCGGACGCGGCGGGGGGCGACGCCTGCGGGAGAAGAGGCGTCTGGGATCGGGACGAAACGTcgggaaggggaagaggaggcAGAAGCGGGAATCCTAGCTATACAGTCGGCCTTTGTTACTGCACAAAAGCTAGTAAAATATAACAATATATTGACAGAAGGTATCAGCAATATGCCAAATAAGAAATCTACTCGGTGTTGTAGCTTAAGGCAGCAAGGTAGTAGTGCCAAGATTATTGACAGCAGCCATAATATGCAGGAGGTTCAAAGTTGACATATGTAAACAAAAGCCCACATTGTAAACCTCTGTTTTGCATGGATCACACAGAACACAAGAATAAAAACATACCAAGGAAAAGCTCCAAGTACCATTCTATTCAAAAGGAAGGAAAAATGCAACGCAAGACAGGAATCAGCACCTTCCTCAGCGTCTCTTCTCTCTTTTCGTCCAAGGCTTTTGATGCAACGCGCAGCGACAGCTGCTCTCTGTTGTAATCATGAAGCCTCTGCTTGAGGGCATCGACCTCCTTCTCGAGCTGGTGGACCATGGGTGCCTCCAGCTGCTCCCTAAGCAGATGTTCCTCTTTCGCCTTGCTAAGCTGTATAAGGTGGAAAATGGAAGGGAACAAAACGCCGAAAAGAAAACACACACAGGGAGAGAAAACCTAAGTATTTCCCCGTATAGAAGGCAGAAAAATGTAAAGGAGGAGGATGGGAACGCGACCTCGTCGATCTTAGCCCTGACCTCCCTCTGCCGTTTGTCAAGCGCACCGTACTCTTGGACGATGGGCTCGAGCAAGGCGAGCTTGTCCCGCCTGAAGAGGAGGAAGTTGATGAGG
This region includes:
- the LOC136531846 gene encoding kinetochore protein NUF2 homolog codes for the protein MASSYSFPLFEPAEIEAALHSHGIAPSTSLCAEDIVHPQPGFVAEPRARPAATVQVLQVVDNPEHHMRALRLSWIYKRANAFLQSIQFRDLNLRDLLRADGPRVVLILNALINFLLFRRDKLALLEPIVQEYGALDKRQREVRAKIDEVAFPSSSFTFFCLLYGEILRFSLPVCVFFSAFCSLPFSTLYSLARRKRNICLGSSWRHPWSTSSRRRSMPSSRGFMITTESSCRCALHQKPWTKREKRR